From Lolium perenne isolate Kyuss_39 chromosome 5, Kyuss_2.0, whole genome shotgun sequence, a single genomic window includes:
- the LOC127301323 gene encoding uncharacterized protein, translating to METNPPQLFLPATAAATSARRRSVRSRGARKRRRIAAEDTGGWASLPDDIVRLVADRVLIAGDVVDYVSLRAAGSDWRASTDSPLLAGHRHHPARGWAALCDGDAARPDDADQVAFFKPATGRRVRVRRLRLRGSRIVAFSAGLLVLLHKRHTTVQVLHPFTRAVLLDLPSLATAFRLVGGTRDSLLRMNAAVFTTPTSTTTATTSTIDAVVAWFPGTRAVLYAKPDDTAWNWEWDAAVLDIHLHSVLAFRGGLYATTKTSTNILQLYPPTSNNTTFPVDTPIPDALGDPSSCLYFLVECQGRMLLAVRHYAATPTVHTAVKVFQVDLDRRRLKLVRGIADRALVLGADRCLSVSAKDLPSISGNSVYCSSQYGVECFSIGGGPAGHEWFAALRSVRPFTILDHLVTYCNHLEWARGLMFHEYQLIPDCLVELKTKIKKQDSQLHIPIREPDKKTTKPSPAAN from the exons ATGGAGACCAACCCACCACAGCTCTTTCTtcccgcgacggcggcggcgacatcaGCGAGACGTAGATCCGTCCGATCACGCGGGGCCCGCAAGCGCCGGAGGATCGCCGCCGAGGACACCGGCGGCTGGGCGTCGCTCCCCGACGACATAGTCCGCCTCGTCGCCGACCGGGTGCTGATCGCCGGCGACGTCGTCGACTACGTCTCCCTCCGCGCCGCCGGCTCGGACTGGCGCGCCAGCACCGACTCCCCGCTCCTCGCCGGCCACCGGCACCACCCCGCGCGCGGCTGGGCCGCGCTCTGCGACGGCGACGCGGCGCGCCCGGACGACGCCGACCAGGTCGCCTTCTTCAAGCCCGCCACCGGCCGCCGCGTCCGcgtccgccgcctccgcctccgcggcaGCAGGATCGTCGCCTTCAGCGCCGGCCTCCTCGTCCTGCTCCACAAGCGCCACACCACCGTCCAGGTCCTCCACCCCTTCACCCGCGCCGTCCTCCTCGACCTCCCCAGCCTCGCCACCGCCTTCCGCCTTGTCGGGGGCACCCGCGACTCCCTCCTCCGCATGAACGCCGCCGTCTtcaccacccccacctccacaaccaccgccaccacctccaccatcgACGCCGTGGTCGCCTGGTTCCCCGGCACGCGCGCCGTCCTCTACGCCAAGCCGGACGACACCGCCTGGAACTGGGAGTGGGACGCCGCCGTCCTCGACATCCACCTCCACAGCGTCCTCGCCTTCCGCGGCGGCCTCTACGCCACCACCAAGACCTCCACCAACATCCTCCAGCTCTACCCTCCCACCTCCAACAACACCACCTTCCCGGTCGACACCCCGATCCCGGACGCGCTCGGCGACCCGTCCTCCTGCCTCTACTTCCTCGTCGAGTGCCAAGGCCGCATGCTGCTCGCCGTCCGCCACTACGCCGCCACGCCCACGGTGCACACCGCCGTCAAGGTCTTCCAGGTGGACCTCGACCGCCGCCGGCTCAAACTGGTCAGAGGCATCGCCGACCGCGCGCTGGTCCTCGGCGCCGACAGGTGCCTCTCCGTCTCGGCCAAGGACCTGCCGTCCATCAGCGGGAACTCTGTCTACTGCTCCTCTCAGTACGGTGTCGAGTGCTTCTCCATCGGCGGCGGCCCTGCCGGCCACGAGTGGTTCGCCGCCTTGCGCTCCGTGCGGCCATTCACCATTCTCGATCATCTCGTCACATACTGCAATCACCTTGAGTG GGCCAGGGGCCTCATGTTCCATGAGTATCAGCTCATACCTGATTGTCTAGTGGAATTGAAGACCAAAATCAAGAAGCAGGATTCACAGCTGCATATTCCAATTCGCGAGCCCGATAAGAAGACGACCAAACCATCTCCTGCTGCAAACTAG
- the LOC127301321 gene encoding uncharacterized protein isoform X1 translates to MGSGADPDDDENPDVWQLFRHYDKLYFRGVLVDAGFSVEWSQPRMKTISADQINCSSEIDAHQCIYVQYSSFGSCSFGDSNTITLYEPILKYRTNADLKNALLHLMIHAFLSVKCDAKGIWGHGPAFRGWMHALNTCSIDDRMRPTCGYCITTTHDFSPEKCGSMHGFWWKCESCGVTLLRAKKLGPPSDSCCIENVSQDVTCGNMLCNWHNHKVDCGGTYVVTKSPETPGQQMVQKGRRGFLTEMSEMLRSQGATQESDSDEVQENLTVAKLKAEGKLLSQVGGRNARSPGSSSSKKASKSNMPEDFQKAIVLPATPRRKLKPKQEHFSMISVNNAKSQDRCSSKKAEDFQKAIVPSASPLSKLKLKQASVASEKHELISLASCNSAKSLRSNTSRKADKWHEPEQVQKSSVQPSASQKKPKLEQDLGVSEKYGVSSPGSYNTTKPPGSSMPRKAGKRHTPEGVEKSSVPVAAPKKKLKIEPDFAMQQNKTSSSIKAGKQLNPEDFQKTFVQPVVYRKKLKLEPDLVALEKHGDAKPLGCSTGNKEGELHKLEVIQKASVPPAGPPRKLKQDVVASQKNYLSSFVGRSNANVLDNISSKMAHKQLEHVQPRKPIARPAAPRSILKQQSKTSTLTKEGKKQIPEYSQRTFVQPAVSQSKLKQSSRAVPERPKTRSKTSNPARKKEYACVSVWANIYESECSSGSAEPLVNKRTERRKRERERAVQITYSRSWKRSASGISSIKAQPAEEEISSQQTKSPSQSQGLKFILINAANKVVTQDPRDQSKAPAPRKGIVIVPPADQVTTQTAIGRSQPQAQRMDIVTPPADLAMTQTHGDLSVPSRRMDIAAAPLAEKVMTRAPADQSQLPAPCSIATNQVVPPRSADPLSLTPSNPSSSRDVIDISDDD, encoded by the exons ATGGGGTCGGGGGCGGATCCGGACGACGACGAGAACCCGGACGTGTGGCAGCTCTTCCGGCACTACGACAAGCTCTACTTCCGCGGCGTGCTCGTCGACGCCGGCTTCTCCGTCGAGTGGAGCCAACCGCGAATGAAGACCATCAG TGCAGACCAAATTAACTGCTCCTCAGAAATTGATGCACATCAGTGTATATATGTACAGTACAG TTCTTTCGGATCATGTTCCTTTGGAGACAGCAATACAATAACTCTCTATGAGCCAATTCTGAAATATCGCACAAATGCTGATTTGAAGAACGCCCTTCTGCATCTGATGATTCATGCATTTTTATCTGTGAAGTGTGATGCTAAGGGCATCTG GGGCCATGGTCCTGCTTTCCGTGGTTGGATGCATGCTCTCAACACTTGCTCCATTGATGATCGCATG AGACCAACTTGTGGCTACTGTATTACCACCACCCATGATTTCAGTCCGGAGAAATGTGGCAGCATGCACGGTTTTTGGTGGAAG TGTGAATCTTGTGGGGTTACACTTTTGAGGGCCAAGAAGCTGGGGCCTCCATCTGATTCCTGCTGTATTGAGAATGTTAGCCAAGATGTAACATGTGGCAACATGCTTTGCAACTGGCACAA CCACAAGGTGGACTGTGGTGGTACATATGTGGTGACCAAATCACCAGAGACACCAGGTCAACAGATGGTTCAGAAAG GTAGGCGGGGGTTTCTGACCGAAATGTCTGAAATGTTGAGGTCACAAGGAGCTACACAAGAATCAGATTCAGATGAAGTTCAGGAGAATTTGACTGTGGCAAAACTAAAGGCAGAAGGCAAGCTTCTCTCTCAAGTGGGCGGCAGGAACGCAAGATCACCAGGTAGTAGCTCCTCAAAGAAGGCAAGCAAGAGTAATATGCCTGAAGACTTTCAGAAAGCGATTGTTTTGCCTGCAACCCCTCGGAGAAAATTGAAGCCGAAGCAGGAGCATTTCTCTATGATAAGTGTCAACAATGCAAAATCACAGGATAGGTGCTCTTCAAAGAAGGCAGAGGATTTTCAGAAAGCAATTGTTCCATCTGCTTCCCCTCTGAGCAAACTGAAGCTGAAGCAAGCATCTGTCGCATCAGAGAAGCATGAGCTTATCTCTCTAGCGAGCTGCAACAGCGCAAAATCGTTGAGAAGTAACACCTCCAGGAAGGCAGACAAGTGGCATGAGCCAGAGCAAGTTcaaaaatccagtgtgcagccttcTGCATCTCAGAAAAAACCAAAGCTAGAGCAAGACTTGGGTGTATCGGAGAAATATGGAGTTTCCTCACCAGGGAGTTACAACACTACAAAACCACCAGGAAGCAGCATGCCCAGGAAAGCAGGCAAGCGGCACACGCCGGAGGGTGTTGAGAAATCCAGTGTCCCGGTTGCGGCCCCAAAGAAGAAACTGAAGATCGAGCCAGACTTCGCAATGCAACAAAACAAAACCAGCTCCTCAATTAAGGCAGGGAAGCAGCTTAACCCTGAAGATTTTCAGAAAACATTTGTTCAGCCTGTTGTTTATCGAAAAAAACTGAAGCTTGAGCCAGACTTGGTTGCATTAGAGAAACATGGAGATGCAAAACCACTAGGATGCAGTACCGGAAACAAAGAAGGAGAACTTCATAAGCTTGAAGTCATTCAGAAAGCCAGTGTTCCACCTGCCGGCCCTCCCAGAAAACTGAAACAGGACGTGGTTGCATCGCAGAAGAATTATCTTTCCTCTTTTGTGGGGAGGAGCAATGCAAATGTACTGGACAATATCTCCTCAAAGATGGCACACAAGCAGCTTGAGCATGTACAGCCTCGGAAACCCATTGCGCGGCCTGCTGCCCCTCGAAGTATACTCAAGCAGCAAAGCAAAACCAGCACCTTAACTAAGGAAGGGAAGAAGCAAATTCCTGAATACTCTCAGAGAACATTTGTTCAGCCAGCTGTTTCTCAAAGTAAACTGAAGCAATCAAGCCGTGCTGTGCCAGAGAGGCCAAAGACGAGAAGCAAAACTAGTAATCCTGCTAGGAAAAAGGAGTATGCTTGCGTGAGTGTGTGGGCAAACATCTATGAATCAGAATGCTCAAGTGGATCAGCCGAGCCGCTTGTAAACAAAAGAACAGAGCGAAGGAAACGAGAGAGAGAACGTGCAGTTCAGATAACCTATTCGCGGTCATGGAAGCGAAGTGCCAGTGGAATCAGCTCCATCAAGgcccaacctgctgaagaagaaATCTCATCTCAACAAACCAAGTCACCGTCTCAATCTCAAGGCTTGAAGTTCATTCTTATCAATGCTGCTAACAAGGTGGTGACTCAAGACCCTAGAGATCAGTCCAAGGCACCAGCTCCCCGCAAGGGCATTGTTATTGTCCCTCCTGCAGACCAGGTGACGACTCAAACCGCTATAGGTCGGTCCCAGCCACAAGCTCAACGCATGGACATTGTCACCCCTCCTGCGGACCTGGCAATGACTCAAACCCACGGAGATCTGTCCGTTCCATCTAGACGCATGGACATTGCTGCTGCCCCTCTTGCTGAGAAGGTGATGACTCGAGCCCCTGCTGATCAGTCACAGCTACCAGCCCCGTGCTCCATCGCCACTAATCAGGTGGTTCCACCTCGTTCAGCTGATCCACTCAGTTTAACTCCTTCAAATCCAAGCAGTAGCCGTGACGTGATAGACATTTCTGATGATGACTGA
- the LOC127301321 gene encoding uncharacterized protein isoform X3, which produces MIHAFLSVKCDAKGIWGHGPAFRGWMHALNTCSIDDRMRPTCGYCITTTHDFSPEKCGSMHGFWWKCESCGVTLLRAKKLGPPSDSCCIENVSQDVTCGNMLCNWHNHKVDCGGTYVVTKSPETPGQQMVQKGRRGFLTEMSEMLRSQGATQESDSDEVQENLTVAKLKAEGKLLSQVGGRNARSPGSSSSKKASKSNMPEDFQKAIVLPATPRRKLKPKQEHFSMISVNNAKSQDRCSSKKAEDFQKAIVPSASPLSKLKLKQASVASEKHELISLASCNSAKSLRSNTSRKADKWHEPEQVQKSSVQPSASQKKPKLEQDLGVSEKYGVSSPGSYNTTKPPGSSMPRKAGKRHTPEGVEKSSVPVAAPKKKLKIEPDFAMQQNKTSSSIKAGKQLNPEDFQKTFVQPVVYRKKLKLEPDLVALEKHGDAKPLGCSTGNKEGELHKLEVIQKASVPPAGPPRKLKQDVVASQKNYLSSFVGRSNANVLDNISSKMAHKQLEHVQPRKPIARPAAPRSILKQQSKTSTLTKEGKKQIPEYSQRTFVQPAVSQSKLKQSSRAVPERPKTRSKTSNPARKKEYACVSVWANIYESECSSGSAEPLVNKRTERRKRERERAVQITYSRSWKRSASGISSIKAQPAEEEISSQQTKSPSQSQGLKFILINAANKVVTQDPRDQSKAPAPRKGIVIVPPADQVTTQTAIGRSQPQAQRMDIVTPPADLAMTQTHGDLSVPSRRMDIAAAPLAEKVMTRAPADQSQLPAPCSIATNQVVPPRSADPLSLTPSNPSSSRDVIDISDDD; this is translated from the exons ATGATTCATGCATTTTTATCTGTGAAGTGTGATGCTAAGGGCATCTG GGGCCATGGTCCTGCTTTCCGTGGTTGGATGCATGCTCTCAACACTTGCTCCATTGATGATCGCATG AGACCAACTTGTGGCTACTGTATTACCACCACCCATGATTTCAGTCCGGAGAAATGTGGCAGCATGCACGGTTTTTGGTGGAAG TGTGAATCTTGTGGGGTTACACTTTTGAGGGCCAAGAAGCTGGGGCCTCCATCTGATTCCTGCTGTATTGAGAATGTTAGCCAAGATGTAACATGTGGCAACATGCTTTGCAACTGGCACAA CCACAAGGTGGACTGTGGTGGTACATATGTGGTGACCAAATCACCAGAGACACCAGGTCAACAGATGGTTCAGAAAG GTAGGCGGGGGTTTCTGACCGAAATGTCTGAAATGTTGAGGTCACAAGGAGCTACACAAGAATCAGATTCAGATGAAGTTCAGGAGAATTTGACTGTGGCAAAACTAAAGGCAGAAGGCAAGCTTCTCTCTCAAGTGGGCGGCAGGAACGCAAGATCACCAGGTAGTAGCTCCTCAAAGAAGGCAAGCAAGAGTAATATGCCTGAAGACTTTCAGAAAGCGATTGTTTTGCCTGCAACCCCTCGGAGAAAATTGAAGCCGAAGCAGGAGCATTTCTCTATGATAAGTGTCAACAATGCAAAATCACAGGATAGGTGCTCTTCAAAGAAGGCAGAGGATTTTCAGAAAGCAATTGTTCCATCTGCTTCCCCTCTGAGCAAACTGAAGCTGAAGCAAGCATCTGTCGCATCAGAGAAGCATGAGCTTATCTCTCTAGCGAGCTGCAACAGCGCAAAATCGTTGAGAAGTAACACCTCCAGGAAGGCAGACAAGTGGCATGAGCCAGAGCAAGTTcaaaaatccagtgtgcagccttcTGCATCTCAGAAAAAACCAAAGCTAGAGCAAGACTTGGGTGTATCGGAGAAATATGGAGTTTCCTCACCAGGGAGTTACAACACTACAAAACCACCAGGAAGCAGCATGCCCAGGAAAGCAGGCAAGCGGCACACGCCGGAGGGTGTTGAGAAATCCAGTGTCCCGGTTGCGGCCCCAAAGAAGAAACTGAAGATCGAGCCAGACTTCGCAATGCAACAAAACAAAACCAGCTCCTCAATTAAGGCAGGGAAGCAGCTTAACCCTGAAGATTTTCAGAAAACATTTGTTCAGCCTGTTGTTTATCGAAAAAAACTGAAGCTTGAGCCAGACTTGGTTGCATTAGAGAAACATGGAGATGCAAAACCACTAGGATGCAGTACCGGAAACAAAGAAGGAGAACTTCATAAGCTTGAAGTCATTCAGAAAGCCAGTGTTCCACCTGCCGGCCCTCCCAGAAAACTGAAACAGGACGTGGTTGCATCGCAGAAGAATTATCTTTCCTCTTTTGTGGGGAGGAGCAATGCAAATGTACTGGACAATATCTCCTCAAAGATGGCACACAAGCAGCTTGAGCATGTACAGCCTCGGAAACCCATTGCGCGGCCTGCTGCCCCTCGAAGTATACTCAAGCAGCAAAGCAAAACCAGCACCTTAACTAAGGAAGGGAAGAAGCAAATTCCTGAATACTCTCAGAGAACATTTGTTCAGCCAGCTGTTTCTCAAAGTAAACTGAAGCAATCAAGCCGTGCTGTGCCAGAGAGGCCAAAGACGAGAAGCAAAACTAGTAATCCTGCTAGGAAAAAGGAGTATGCTTGCGTGAGTGTGTGGGCAAACATCTATGAATCAGAATGCTCAAGTGGATCAGCCGAGCCGCTTGTAAACAAAAGAACAGAGCGAAGGAAACGAGAGAGAGAACGTGCAGTTCAGATAACCTATTCGCGGTCATGGAAGCGAAGTGCCAGTGGAATCAGCTCCATCAAGgcccaacctgctgaagaagaaATCTCATCTCAACAAACCAAGTCACCGTCTCAATCTCAAGGCTTGAAGTTCATTCTTATCAATGCTGCTAACAAGGTGGTGACTCAAGACCCTAGAGATCAGTCCAAGGCACCAGCTCCCCGCAAGGGCATTGTTATTGTCCCTCCTGCAGACCAGGTGACGACTCAAACCGCTATAGGTCGGTCCCAGCCACAAGCTCAACGCATGGACATTGTCACCCCTCCTGCGGACCTGGCAATGACTCAAACCCACGGAGATCTGTCCGTTCCATCTAGACGCATGGACATTGCTGCTGCCCCTCTTGCTGAGAAGGTGATGACTCGAGCCCCTGCTGATCAGTCACAGCTACCAGCCCCGTGCTCCATCGCCACTAATCAGGTGGTTCCACCTCGTTCAGCTGATCCACTCAGTTTAACTCCTTCAAATCCAAGCAGTAGCCGTGACGTGATAGACATTTCTGATGATGACTGA
- the LOC127301321 gene encoding uncharacterized protein isoform X2, whose translation MGSGADPDDDENPDVWQLFRHYDKLYFRGVLVDAGFSVEWSQPRMKTISSFGSCSFGDSNTITLYEPILKYRTNADLKNALLHLMIHAFLSVKCDAKGIWGHGPAFRGWMHALNTCSIDDRMRPTCGYCITTTHDFSPEKCGSMHGFWWKCESCGVTLLRAKKLGPPSDSCCIENVSQDVTCGNMLCNWHNHKVDCGGTYVVTKSPETPGQQMVQKGRRGFLTEMSEMLRSQGATQESDSDEVQENLTVAKLKAEGKLLSQVGGRNARSPGSSSSKKASKSNMPEDFQKAIVLPATPRRKLKPKQEHFSMISVNNAKSQDRCSSKKAEDFQKAIVPSASPLSKLKLKQASVASEKHELISLASCNSAKSLRSNTSRKADKWHEPEQVQKSSVQPSASQKKPKLEQDLGVSEKYGVSSPGSYNTTKPPGSSMPRKAGKRHTPEGVEKSSVPVAAPKKKLKIEPDFAMQQNKTSSSIKAGKQLNPEDFQKTFVQPVVYRKKLKLEPDLVALEKHGDAKPLGCSTGNKEGELHKLEVIQKASVPPAGPPRKLKQDVVASQKNYLSSFVGRSNANVLDNISSKMAHKQLEHVQPRKPIARPAAPRSILKQQSKTSTLTKEGKKQIPEYSQRTFVQPAVSQSKLKQSSRAVPERPKTRSKTSNPARKKEYACVSVWANIYESECSSGSAEPLVNKRTERRKRERERAVQITYSRSWKRSASGISSIKAQPAEEEISSQQTKSPSQSQGLKFILINAANKVVTQDPRDQSKAPAPRKGIVIVPPADQVTTQTAIGRSQPQAQRMDIVTPPADLAMTQTHGDLSVPSRRMDIAAAPLAEKVMTRAPADQSQLPAPCSIATNQVVPPRSADPLSLTPSNPSSSRDVIDISDDD comes from the exons ATGGGGTCGGGGGCGGATCCGGACGACGACGAGAACCCGGACGTGTGGCAGCTCTTCCGGCACTACGACAAGCTCTACTTCCGCGGCGTGCTCGTCGACGCCGGCTTCTCCGTCGAGTGGAGCCAACCGCGAATGAAGACCATCAG TTCTTTCGGATCATGTTCCTTTGGAGACAGCAATACAATAACTCTCTATGAGCCAATTCTGAAATATCGCACAAATGCTGATTTGAAGAACGCCCTTCTGCATCTGATGATTCATGCATTTTTATCTGTGAAGTGTGATGCTAAGGGCATCTG GGGCCATGGTCCTGCTTTCCGTGGTTGGATGCATGCTCTCAACACTTGCTCCATTGATGATCGCATG AGACCAACTTGTGGCTACTGTATTACCACCACCCATGATTTCAGTCCGGAGAAATGTGGCAGCATGCACGGTTTTTGGTGGAAG TGTGAATCTTGTGGGGTTACACTTTTGAGGGCCAAGAAGCTGGGGCCTCCATCTGATTCCTGCTGTATTGAGAATGTTAGCCAAGATGTAACATGTGGCAACATGCTTTGCAACTGGCACAA CCACAAGGTGGACTGTGGTGGTACATATGTGGTGACCAAATCACCAGAGACACCAGGTCAACAGATGGTTCAGAAAG GTAGGCGGGGGTTTCTGACCGAAATGTCTGAAATGTTGAGGTCACAAGGAGCTACACAAGAATCAGATTCAGATGAAGTTCAGGAGAATTTGACTGTGGCAAAACTAAAGGCAGAAGGCAAGCTTCTCTCTCAAGTGGGCGGCAGGAACGCAAGATCACCAGGTAGTAGCTCCTCAAAGAAGGCAAGCAAGAGTAATATGCCTGAAGACTTTCAGAAAGCGATTGTTTTGCCTGCAACCCCTCGGAGAAAATTGAAGCCGAAGCAGGAGCATTTCTCTATGATAAGTGTCAACAATGCAAAATCACAGGATAGGTGCTCTTCAAAGAAGGCAGAGGATTTTCAGAAAGCAATTGTTCCATCTGCTTCCCCTCTGAGCAAACTGAAGCTGAAGCAAGCATCTGTCGCATCAGAGAAGCATGAGCTTATCTCTCTAGCGAGCTGCAACAGCGCAAAATCGTTGAGAAGTAACACCTCCAGGAAGGCAGACAAGTGGCATGAGCCAGAGCAAGTTcaaaaatccagtgtgcagccttcTGCATCTCAGAAAAAACCAAAGCTAGAGCAAGACTTGGGTGTATCGGAGAAATATGGAGTTTCCTCACCAGGGAGTTACAACACTACAAAACCACCAGGAAGCAGCATGCCCAGGAAAGCAGGCAAGCGGCACACGCCGGAGGGTGTTGAGAAATCCAGTGTCCCGGTTGCGGCCCCAAAGAAGAAACTGAAGATCGAGCCAGACTTCGCAATGCAACAAAACAAAACCAGCTCCTCAATTAAGGCAGGGAAGCAGCTTAACCCTGAAGATTTTCAGAAAACATTTGTTCAGCCTGTTGTTTATCGAAAAAAACTGAAGCTTGAGCCAGACTTGGTTGCATTAGAGAAACATGGAGATGCAAAACCACTAGGATGCAGTACCGGAAACAAAGAAGGAGAACTTCATAAGCTTGAAGTCATTCAGAAAGCCAGTGTTCCACCTGCCGGCCCTCCCAGAAAACTGAAACAGGACGTGGTTGCATCGCAGAAGAATTATCTTTCCTCTTTTGTGGGGAGGAGCAATGCAAATGTACTGGACAATATCTCCTCAAAGATGGCACACAAGCAGCTTGAGCATGTACAGCCTCGGAAACCCATTGCGCGGCCTGCTGCCCCTCGAAGTATACTCAAGCAGCAAAGCAAAACCAGCACCTTAACTAAGGAAGGGAAGAAGCAAATTCCTGAATACTCTCAGAGAACATTTGTTCAGCCAGCTGTTTCTCAAAGTAAACTGAAGCAATCAAGCCGTGCTGTGCCAGAGAGGCCAAAGACGAGAAGCAAAACTAGTAATCCTGCTAGGAAAAAGGAGTATGCTTGCGTGAGTGTGTGGGCAAACATCTATGAATCAGAATGCTCAAGTGGATCAGCCGAGCCGCTTGTAAACAAAAGAACAGAGCGAAGGAAACGAGAGAGAGAACGTGCAGTTCAGATAACCTATTCGCGGTCATGGAAGCGAAGTGCCAGTGGAATCAGCTCCATCAAGgcccaacctgctgaagaagaaATCTCATCTCAACAAACCAAGTCACCGTCTCAATCTCAAGGCTTGAAGTTCATTCTTATCAATGCTGCTAACAAGGTGGTGACTCAAGACCCTAGAGATCAGTCCAAGGCACCAGCTCCCCGCAAGGGCATTGTTATTGTCCCTCCTGCAGACCAGGTGACGACTCAAACCGCTATAGGTCGGTCCCAGCCACAAGCTCAACGCATGGACATTGTCACCCCTCCTGCGGACCTGGCAATGACTCAAACCCACGGAGATCTGTCCGTTCCATCTAGACGCATGGACATTGCTGCTGCCCCTCTTGCTGAGAAGGTGATGACTCGAGCCCCTGCTGATCAGTCACAGCTACCAGCCCCGTGCTCCATCGCCACTAATCAGGTGGTTCCACCTCGTTCAGCTGATCCACTCAGTTTAACTCCTTCAAATCCAAGCAGTAGCCGTGACGTGATAGACATTTCTGATGATGACTGA